One Prevotella intermedia ATCC 25611 = DSM 20706 DNA window includes the following coding sequences:
- a CDS encoding glycoside hydrolase family 10 protein encodes MKLYRLQFVKAALILFLLFTSSYSFSANSPKKRQFRGAWIQCVNGQFQAIGTERMQQTLISQLNKLQQMGVNAIIFQVRAECDALYPSKYEPWSKFLTGKQGTAPMPYWDPLQWMIEQCHKRGMELHAWINPYRAKTKNTTQLASNHIAVQHPERVFDYDGLKILNPGIPENRNYICNIVTDILQRYDVDGLHIDDYFYPYPAAGQRIPDLKEFSLYGGGFGRIQDWRRDNVDMFIKQLGETIHRVKPWVKFGVSPFGIYRNEKSAPNIGSKTNGLQNYDDLYADVLKWVNNGWVDYCVPQIYWEIGNKAADYEELITWWNRYAGNRPLYIGEDVLRTVKHADPQNPSSHQLPAKHRLHERSANVQGAVLWYAASVVDNPGNYAKMLQANYWRYPALQPLMPFIDDEAPKKPRSLKVSWSEEGCILHWKAPKGKGWKDEAHKYVVYRFAPGEYIDVENPSKIVAITYQPALRLNYNGGDTKYTYIVTALDRMGNESTGKKKKVKL; translated from the coding sequence ATGAAATTATATCGTTTGCAATTTGTAAAAGCAGCTTTAATCTTGTTTTTACTATTTACAAGCAGTTATTCTTTTTCTGCAAACTCTCCTAAGAAGCGTCAGTTCAGAGGCGCATGGATTCAGTGTGTCAATGGTCAGTTCCAAGCTATTGGAACCGAACGAATGCAGCAAACACTTATTTCGCAACTCAACAAGTTGCAGCAGATGGGTGTCAATGCCATTATATTTCAGGTTCGTGCCGAGTGCGATGCACTCTATCCCAGCAAGTATGAGCCGTGGAGTAAGTTTCTGACGGGCAAGCAAGGAACAGCTCCAATGCCGTATTGGGACCCTTTGCAATGGATGATAGAGCAGTGTCATAAACGTGGAATGGAACTCCATGCATGGATAAACCCTTATCGTGCGAAGACAAAGAATACCACGCAACTTGCTTCAAACCACATTGCAGTTCAACATCCTGAACGGGTTTTCGACTACGATGGGCTTAAAATCCTTAATCCAGGTATTCCTGAAAACAGGAATTACATTTGCAACATCGTAACGGATATTCTGCAACGATATGATGTAGATGGTTTGCATATCGACGATTATTTCTATCCTTATCCTGCTGCGGGACAACGCATTCCCGACTTGAAGGAGTTTAGCCTTTATGGAGGTGGCTTTGGTCGCATTCAAGACTGGCGTCGCGACAATGTCGATATGTTCATAAAGCAACTTGGCGAAACCATTCATAGAGTGAAACCTTGGGTCAAATTCGGTGTGTCGCCCTTTGGAATTTATAGGAATGAGAAGAGTGCACCAAACATTGGTAGCAAAACCAACGGACTGCAAAACTACGATGACCTTTATGCCGATGTATTGAAATGGGTGAATAATGGTTGGGTGGACTATTGCGTTCCACAGATTTATTGGGAAATAGGAAATAAAGCAGCCGACTATGAAGAACTAATTACGTGGTGGAACCGTTATGCAGGAAATCGTCCGCTATATATTGGCGAGGACGTCTTGCGAACCGTAAAGCACGCTGACCCACAAAATCCAAGCTCACATCAATTACCTGCAAAGCATCGTTTGCACGAAAGGTCAGCGAACGTACAAGGTGCGGTTTTATGGTATGCAGCTTCGGTTGTCGATAACCCAGGTAATTATGCAAAAATGCTTCAAGCCAATTATTGGCGTTATCCAGCTTTGCAGCCCTTGATGCCTTTCATTGACGACGAAGCACCTAAGAAACCACGTTCTCTGAAAGTAAGTTGGTCGGAAGAAGGGTGCATATTACATTGGAAAGCTCCTAAGGGAAAAGGTTGGAAAGACGAAGCACATAAGTATGTTGTTTATAGATTTGCTCCCGGCGAATATATCGATGTAGAGAACCCATCGAAGATTGTAGCCATAACTTATCAGCCCGCATTGAGGCTGAATTATAATGGTGGCGATACAAAATATACTTATATAGTAACCGCACTCGACCGTATGGGGAACGAAAGTACAGGGAAGAAGAAGAAAGTGAAACTCTAA
- a CDS encoding RNA polymerase sigma factor, with product MHRIEEAELLKALAEPKTRNKAFALLVNEYSKPLYWKIRSFVLLHNDADDVLQNTFLKAWKNIESFEGKSKISTWLYRIAINESLDFLRNKKEIVAISSDNADNGVANTLLADSYFDGNKGQAVLQEAISALPEVQRTVFIMKYYDELKYSEIHEILGTSEGALKASYHIAVNKISQYIKEHE from the coding sequence GTGCATCGAATAGAAGAAGCTGAACTCTTAAAAGCATTAGCAGAACCTAAAACACGCAATAAGGCATTTGCCCTATTGGTAAACGAATATAGTAAACCTTTGTATTGGAAGATACGAAGCTTTGTTTTGTTGCATAACGATGCAGACGATGTCCTGCAAAACACTTTCTTAAAAGCATGGAAAAACATAGAAAGCTTTGAAGGGAAATCGAAAATATCTACGTGGCTGTATCGTATTGCTATCAATGAGTCTTTAGATTTCTTGAGAAACAAGAAAGAAATAGTTGCTATCAGTTCTGATAATGCTGATAATGGCGTTGCCAATACGCTTTTAGCAGATAGCTATTTCGATGGAAACAAAGGACAGGCTGTATTGCAAGAGGCTATTTCTGCTTTACCCGAAGTTCAGCGTACCGTCTTTATTATGAAGTATTACGACGAACTGAAATACTCGGAAATACATGAAATTCTTGGTACGAGCGAAGGGGCTTTAAAGGCATCTTACCACATTGCAGTAAATAAAATATCGCAATATATAAAAGAACACGAATAA
- a CDS encoding T9SS type A sorting domain-containing protein: MNKKIYTFLLAITLLGFALPTTVKAHTSLEMIEQDVHNVSISVYGSVLRIEGANDEMLQIYNVTGVCVMSIRIDGQDKRYNLNLPKGCYIVKVGKVVRKISIR; this comes from the coding sequence ATGAATAAAAAAATATATACTTTTCTGTTAGCTATAACCCTTTTAGGTTTTGCATTGCCGACAACAGTTAAAGCTCACACCTCGTTGGAGATGATTGAGCAAGACGTTCATAACGTTTCTATTTCTGTTTACGGTTCTGTCCTTCGCATTGAAGGAGCAAACGATGAGATGTTGCAGATTTACAATGTAACGGGTGTATGCGTTATGAGCATTAGAATAGATGGGCAAGATAAACGCTACAACCTTAATCTGCCAAAAGGCTGTTATATTGTAAAAGTAGGGAAAGTGGTTCGTAAAATTTCAATACGATAA
- a CDS encoding ROK family protein, which yields MIEEQELKSFVIGLDLGGTNSVFGIVDQRGQVLATTSIKTQSYKTVEDFVDAGIEVLKPIIAKVGGISQIKAMGIGAPNGNFYRGTIENAANLVWAHDSVVPLADMFSKRLNIPVGLTNDANAAAIGEMQYGVARGMKDFIMITLGTGVGSGIVVNGQMVYGSDGFAGELGHVIMVRGEEGRSCGCGRKGCLEAYCSATGVARTAREFLQKTKEPSLLRDINPEEITSLDVSIAAGKGDKMALDIFAFTGDMLGAACADFANFSSPEAFVFFGGLTKAGDLLMNPIKAAYAKYVLPTYRDNVKFLVSSLDDAAAAVLGASAIGWEI from the coding sequence ATGATAGAAGAACAAGAGCTTAAATCATTCGTTATAGGATTGGATTTGGGAGGCACGAACTCTGTTTTCGGAATAGTAGACCAACGTGGTCAGGTACTTGCAACCACATCAATAAAAACTCAAAGTTATAAAACTGTTGAGGATTTTGTAGATGCAGGCATTGAAGTACTGAAGCCAATCATTGCCAAAGTAGGTGGAATCAGCCAGATTAAGGCAATGGGAATAGGTGCGCCTAATGGCAATTTCTATCGCGGAACTATCGAGAATGCTGCAAACTTAGTTTGGGCACACGATAGCGTTGTGCCATTGGCAGATATGTTTTCAAAGCGTTTAAACATACCTGTAGGTCTTACCAACGATGCCAACGCTGCAGCAATAGGCGAAATGCAGTATGGTGTAGCAAGGGGTATGAAAGACTTTATTATGATTACTCTTGGCACGGGCGTTGGTTCTGGTATTGTTGTGAACGGACAAATGGTTTACGGTTCTGACGGTTTTGCGGGCGAACTCGGACACGTTATAATGGTACGTGGCGAAGAAGGTCGTTCTTGTGGTTGTGGCAGAAAGGGCTGCTTGGAGGCTTATTGCTCGGCTACGGGTGTAGCACGTACGGCTCGCGAGTTCTTGCAGAAGACGAAAGAACCATCGTTGCTTCGTGATATAAATCCTGAAGAAATAACATCGCTCGATGTGTCGATTGCTGCAGGAAAGGGCGACAAGATGGCATTGGATATATTTGCCTTTACAGGCGACATGCTTGGAGCTGCTTGTGCTGACTTTGCAAATTTCTCTTCGCCAGAGGCTTTCGTATTCTTTGGCGGTTTAACAAAGGCTGGCGACTTGCTTATGAATCCTATCAAGGCTGCTTATGCAAAGTATGTGTTGCCTACTTACAGAGACAATGTGAAGTTCCTTGTAAGCTCGCTCGACGATGCTGCTGCTGCCGTTTTGGGCGCATCGGCAATTGGTTGGGAAATATAA
- a CDS encoding LysE family translocator — protein MNMPFPIQLDILDFVFKGILIGVIASAPMGPVGILCIQRTLNKGRWYGFITGVGAAISDIIYALIVGFGMSFIMEPLQNPANQFILQISGSIILLLFGVYCFMSDPTKKMHQSGKTKGTLFHNGLTAFLVTFSNPMIMFLFIATFAQFAFIQPSRPVEMSIGLASIPLGALLWWYGLTWLINKVHDIFNMNGILIINRIIGSVVIIFSLIVLIGTVFNLYHLPSYY, from the coding sequence ATGAACATGCCTTTTCCAATCCAGTTAGATATACTTGACTTCGTCTTTAAAGGTATATTGATAGGTGTCATTGCCTCAGCGCCAATGGGACCCGTAGGTATTTTGTGTATTCAGAGAACATTGAACAAAGGGCGGTGGTACGGTTTTATAACGGGTGTTGGAGCTGCTATCAGCGATATTATCTATGCTTTGATAGTGGGCTTCGGTATGAGTTTTATTATGGAGCCACTGCAAAACCCTGCCAATCAGTTTATTTTGCAGATTTCAGGAAGTATCATTCTGCTGCTTTTCGGCGTTTACTGCTTTATGTCAGACCCTACCAAGAAGATGCATCAGAGTGGAAAAACAAAAGGAACACTGTTTCACAACGGTCTGACGGCATTCCTTGTTACTTTTTCCAATCCAATGATAATGTTCCTATTCATTGCAACCTTTGCACAATTTGCCTTTATTCAGCCCTCTCGCCCTGTTGAAATGAGCATCGGATTAGCCTCTATACCGTTAGGAGCATTGCTTTGGTGGTATGGCTTGACGTGGCTTATAAACAAAGTTCACGATATATTCAATATGAACGGAATCTTGATAATCAACAGAATCATTGGTTCGGTGGTTATTATTTTCTCGCTCATCGTGTTGATAGGTACAGTGTTTAATCTTTATCACTTGCCTTCTTATTACTAA
- a CDS encoding DUF4924 family protein: protein MFVAKELRKKSIAEYLLYMWQIEDIIRVYGCSLTRIRKEYIDKFDYTDEQKEEEEDWFGDLVRMMNQEGCRESGHLQINKVVMQALTELHTQLLASSKFPFYSAEYYRVLPFIVELRGKTKQVADRMARKNEANLKEIAANLGHSEVETCFDVLYGVMMLRLQKKEISRETETAVKEITTLIGMLSDYYQKDKTEGLQFED from the coding sequence ATGTTTGTTGCTAAGGAATTAAGAAAGAAAAGTATTGCTGAATACTTGCTTTATATGTGGCAAATCGAAGACATTATACGTGTCTACGGTTGCTCGCTGACAAGGATTCGTAAAGAATATATAGACAAATTTGATTATACCGACGAACAGAAAGAGGAAGAAGAAGACTGGTTTGGCGACTTGGTAAGAATGATGAATCAGGAAGGTTGCCGAGAGAGTGGGCATTTACAGATAAACAAAGTCGTAATGCAGGCTCTTACAGAACTTCATACACAACTGCTTGCTTCTTCTAAATTCCCCTTCTATTCGGCTGAATATTATCGTGTTCTGCCTTTCATCGTGGAGCTTCGTGGCAAGACAAAGCAAGTTGCAGATAGAATGGCACGCAAGAACGAGGCAAACTTGAAAGAGATTGCAGCCAATCTTGGGCACAGCGAAGTGGAAACGTGCTTCGATGTCCTCTACGGTGTGATGATGCTTCGATTGCAGAAAAAAGAAATCAGCAGAGAGACCGAAACTGCCGTAAAAGAGATAACAACGCTGATTGGTATGCTTTCAGACTACTATCAAAAGGACAAAACCGAAGGATTGCAGTTTGAAGATTAA
- the rfbD gene encoding dTDP-4-dehydrorhamnose reductase, which yields MNILVTGANGMLGNTIQLVARQSKDNYIFTDVCEGYQKLDITNLEDIGKTVKEHNIECIINCAAWTNVDAAETAGDIVETLNATAPENLAKAMKEVNGLLVHVSTDYVFGGDPYNTPCKEDQKGTPTGVYGLTKLHGEEKIQAIGGKYIIIRTAWLYGEFGKNFVKTMMNLTATKPELKVVFDQCGTPTYAVDLANAIFDIVENRKYEGNTGIYHFSNEGVCSWYDFAKKIAELAGNTACNIQPCHSDEFPSPVKRPAYSVFDKTKIKETFGANVPYWADSLKKCMENLMKEV from the coding sequence ATGAACATATTAGTAACAGGCGCAAACGGTATGTTGGGCAACACCATTCAGTTGGTGGCAAGACAGAGCAAAGACAACTATATCTTTACAGATGTATGCGAGGGTTATCAGAAACTTGATATTACAAACCTTGAAGACATAGGTAAAACTGTGAAAGAACACAATATAGAATGTATTATAAACTGTGCCGCGTGGACAAATGTAGATGCTGCTGAAACTGCTGGCGATATTGTGGAAACCTTAAATGCTACAGCTCCCGAGAACCTTGCAAAGGCTATGAAGGAGGTAAACGGATTGTTGGTTCACGTCAGTACGGACTATGTCTTCGGCGGAGACCCTTATAACACGCCGTGCAAAGAAGACCAAAAAGGCACACCAACAGGTGTTTACGGATTGACAAAGCTACACGGAGAAGAGAAAATACAAGCTATTGGGGGCAAATATATCATTATAAGAACAGCTTGGCTTTATGGAGAATTTGGCAAAAACTTTGTAAAGACAATGATGAATCTTACTGCTACGAAGCCCGAACTAAAGGTTGTGTTCGACCAATGTGGCACGCCAACATATGCAGTAGACTTGGCTAATGCCATTTTTGATATTGTTGAGAACAGGAAGTACGAAGGCAATACAGGCATTTACCACTTTTCGAACGAGGGAGTTTGCAGCTGGTACGACTTCGCAAAGAAGATTGCAGAACTCGCTGGCAACACTGCTTGCAACATTCAGCCATGCCACAGCGACGAGTTCCCCTCGCCTGTAAAACGCCCTGCTTATTCGGTTTTCGATAAAACAAAGATTAAAGAAACGTTTGGCGCAAATGTTCCATATTGGGCAGACAGCTTGAAGAAGTGCATGGAGAACCTGATGAAAGAAGTATAA
- a CDS encoding peptide chain release factor 3, with translation MNEIERRRTFAIISHPDAGKTTLTEKFLLFGGQIQVAGAVKSNKIKKTATSDWMDIEKQRGISVSTSVMEFDYEGYKVNILDTPGHQDFAEDTYRTLTAVDSAIIVVDSAKGVETQTRKLMEVCRMRNTPVIIFINKMDREGRDPFELLDELEEELQIGVRPLSWPIGQGQRFKGVYNIFEQNLNLFTPNKQRVTETVEVKLDDEELATRVGNDFAEQLRADLELVDGVYPEFDVDTYRAAEVAPVFFGSALNNFGVQELLNCFVRIAPSPKPTMAEERMVEPEEKKFSGFIFKITANIDPNHRSCIAFCKVCSGRFERNQPYLHVRNGKTLRFSSPTQFMAQRKSTVDEAYPGDIVGLPDTGGVFKIGDTLTEGEDLHFRGLPSFSPELFKYIENDDPMKAKQFQKGLEQLMNEGVAQLFVNQFNNRRIVGTVGQLQFEVIQYRLEHEYNAKCRWEPVHLHKACWIEAEDSTALESFKKRKYQYMAKDIEGRDVFLADSGYMLSMAQQDFEEIKFHFTSEF, from the coding sequence ATGAACGAAATAGAACGCAGAAGAACCTTTGCCATTATTTCTCACCCAGACGCTGGTAAGACGACACTTACCGAGAAGTTCCTTTTATTTGGTGGGCAAATTCAAGTGGCAGGGGCTGTTAAAAGCAACAAGATAAAGAAGACTGCAACGTCTGACTGGATGGATATTGAGAAACAACGTGGTATCTCGGTTTCCACGTCGGTTATGGAGTTCGACTATGAAGGCTATAAGGTGAACATCTTAGACACCCCTGGACACCAAGACTTTGCAGAAGATACATACCGCACACTCACTGCCGTGGACTCGGCAATCATTGTTGTAGACTCGGCAAAAGGTGTGGAAACGCAGACCCGAAAACTAATGGAGGTGTGTCGTATGCGCAATACACCAGTTATCATCTTCATCAATAAGATGGACCGTGAAGGGCGCGACCCATTTGAATTACTCGACGAATTGGAAGAAGAACTGCAAATTGGTGTGCGTCCGCTTTCGTGGCCGATTGGTCAAGGTCAGCGTTTCAAGGGCGTCTATAATATCTTCGAGCAAAACTTGAACCTATTTACACCAAACAAGCAGCGTGTTACCGAAACGGTAGAAGTGAAGCTGGACGACGAAGAACTCGCAACCCGTGTGGGCAACGACTTTGCCGAACAGCTGCGTGCCGACCTTGAATTGGTTGATGGAGTTTATCCCGAATTTGATGTTGATACATATCGTGCCGCCGAAGTAGCACCTGTATTCTTCGGTTCAGCTTTAAATAACTTTGGTGTACAAGAGCTTCTTAACTGCTTCGTTCGCATAGCACCGAGTCCGAAACCTACGATGGCAGAGGAACGAATGGTAGAACCCGAAGAAAAGAAGTTCAGTGGGTTCATCTTTAAAATTACGGCAAACATCGACCCCAACCACCGCAGTTGTATTGCTTTCTGCAAAGTTTGCTCAGGAAGATTTGAGCGCAATCAGCCCTATCTCCACGTCAGAAACGGTAAGACACTTCGGTTTTCGTCGCCAACGCAGTTTATGGCACAGCGCAAAAGCACGGTCGATGAAGCCTATCCAGGTGATATTGTAGGTTTGCCTGATACGGGAGGTGTATTTAAAATTGGCGATACGCTGACAGAAGGAGAGGATTTGCACTTCCGTGGACTACCAAGTTTCTCGCCAGAACTATTCAAATATATTGAAAACGACGACCCAATGAAGGCTAAACAATTCCAAAAAGGATTGGAACAGCTTATGAACGAAGGTGTGGCACAGCTATTTGTCAATCAGTTTAACAATCGTCGTATAGTTGGAACAGTAGGACAACTTCAGTTTGAAGTTATTCAATATCGCTTGGAACACGAATACAACGCCAAGTGCCGTTGGGAACCTGTCCATCTGCACAAAGCCTGTTGGATTGAAGCTGAAGACTCAACAGCACTTGAAAGTTTCAAAAAGCGCAAGTACCAGTATATGGCAAAAGATATTGAAGGGCGAGATGTTTTCCTTGCCGACTCTGGCTATATGCTCAGTATGGCACAGCAAGACTTTGAAGAAATTAAATTCCACTTCACCAGCGAATTTTAA
- a CDS encoding putative porin, with the protein MKRHIYLIINLLIISLLANAQSFNRVSRDGTSTSNGFQGNRSLGVSDSIQSQHKEIPRGLKVWTIDERFGDRTAAQPDTVSELFMNTFFNTGLRGEYNSLGNLGSPRQNRIFIDRAEPSEFIFLAPYDKFIVKPSKFHFTSTLSPITNLSYSTAGDRTDGEDQFKALFAINAGKKWGFGFKFDYLYGRGYYSNQNTSHINYSFWGTYTGEKYQANFLSSLNHQKVSENGGIANDAYITHPEIFNESFNTNEIPTILSKNWNRNDNQHIFFNHRYSLGFYRKVPMTKEEIEAKKFAIRSMQSQEEDKARRKAMEEAKQNGEEFDEEEFNKRQKAKGRPDNAKVIDKNPTSNALATNGEQRDSINIDRLEEKQIAASDAANEWIKDEYVPVTSFIHTARFDNFRRIYQAYDTPNSFYANNYYYNNATASDSIYDQTKHWALKNTFAIALLEGFNKWAKTGLKAFVSHELRHYELPMLLTTTTTPAANPLFGGYEKINKNDISVGGQLLKANGKTLHYNINAEAWVAGDRAGQLHIDGNADLNFPLLGDTVQFAATAFLHRTAPTFYMNTFRSRHFWWDNNLDQQIHSRLLGAFTLKKTRTKLCVGYDVLKNYTYFGLQNERVANGNDYLVKNNQVNVRQHSGAISLLTLQLQQDFKLGIMNWQNLITFQKSSNETVLPTPMLNIYSNLFIRFKIAKVLDCDFGVDGRYFTKYYAPEYIPGMGSFGIQETEASRTEVGNYPIINAYANFKLQRTRFFIMMSHINSGDGGNYFFTPHYPLNQRVLRLGISWDFFN; encoded by the coding sequence ATGAAGCGACACATATATCTGATTATAAATTTGTTAATCATCTCTTTACTTGCTAACGCACAAAGCTTTAATAGAGTTTCAAGAGATGGCACATCTACGTCTAATGGTTTTCAAGGAAACAGAAGTCTTGGAGTATCAGATTCCATACAGAGCCAACACAAAGAAATACCACGTGGCTTGAAAGTATGGACAATTGATGAGCGTTTTGGCGATAGAACAGCAGCACAGCCCGACACGGTGTCTGAACTGTTTATGAACACTTTCTTTAATACGGGCTTACGGGGAGAATATAATTCATTGGGAAATTTAGGTTCACCTCGCCAAAACCGTATTTTCATAGACAGAGCTGAACCTTCAGAATTTATCTTTCTGGCACCATACGACAAGTTTATCGTAAAACCGTCCAAGTTCCATTTCACATCTACCCTATCTCCTATAACCAACTTATCATACAGTACGGCGGGTGACAGAACAGACGGAGAAGACCAGTTCAAGGCATTGTTTGCGATTAATGCAGGCAAGAAGTGGGGATTTGGATTCAAGTTCGACTATCTTTATGGCCGTGGGTATTATAGCAATCAAAACACTTCGCACATTAATTACTCGTTTTGGGGCACTTATACAGGCGAAAAGTATCAAGCAAACTTTCTTTCTTCGCTCAACCATCAAAAGGTTTCTGAAAATGGAGGTATAGCTAACGATGCATACATCACCCACCCCGAAATATTCAACGAATCGTTTAATACAAACGAAATACCGACAATTCTTTCAAAAAACTGGAATAGAAACGACAATCAGCACATCTTTTTCAACCACAGATACAGCTTGGGCTTTTATAGAAAAGTGCCTATGACAAAGGAAGAAATAGAGGCAAAGAAGTTTGCCATAAGGTCGATGCAAAGCCAGGAAGAAGATAAGGCACGCAGGAAGGCTATGGAAGAAGCCAAGCAAAATGGTGAAGAGTTTGACGAAGAAGAATTTAACAAACGCCAAAAGGCGAAAGGTAGACCCGATAATGCAAAAGTAATCGACAAAAATCCAACTTCAAACGCTTTGGCAACGAATGGCGAACAACGCGATTCCATCAATATTGACCGCTTGGAAGAGAAGCAAATAGCTGCCAGCGATGCTGCCAATGAATGGATAAAAGACGAATATGTGCCTGTAACAAGTTTTATTCATACGGCTCGTTTCGATAATTTCAGAAGAATTTATCAAGCCTACGATACGCCAAATTCATTCTATGCAAACAACTATTACTATAACAATGCAACGGCAAGCGACTCTATTTACGACCAAACCAAACATTGGGCGTTGAAGAATACCTTTGCCATCGCACTGTTGGAAGGATTTAACAAGTGGGCAAAAACAGGATTAAAGGCGTTTGTTTCTCACGAACTGCGCCACTACGAGCTACCTATGCTGCTCACAACAACCACAACTCCAGCGGCCAATCCATTGTTTGGAGGATATGAAAAAATAAATAAAAACGATATTTCTGTGGGTGGACAGCTACTAAAAGCAAACGGAAAAACCTTACATTACAATATAAATGCTGAAGCGTGGGTAGCAGGCGACAGAGCAGGACAACTACACATAGACGGAAATGCAGACCTTAACTTCCCGCTATTGGGCGACACCGTGCAGTTTGCTGCTACGGCATTTCTTCATCGCACAGCTCCCACGTTCTATATGAACACATTCCGTTCGCGCCATTTCTGGTGGGACAACAACCTTGACCAGCAAATTCACTCTCGGTTGTTAGGTGCATTTACGTTGAAAAAGACAAGGACAAAGCTGTGTGTAGGATACGATGTATTAAAGAACTACACTTACTTTGGCTTGCAAAACGAACGTGTGGCAAACGGTAATGATTATCTTGTAAAAAACAATCAAGTAAACGTAAGGCAACATAGCGGTGCCATTAGTTTGCTTACACTTCAATTGCAGCAAGACTTTAAATTAGGAATAATGAATTGGCAAAACCTAATTACGTTCCAAAAGTCGAGCAACGAAACTGTCCTCCCTACTCCAATGCTCAACATTTACAGCAATCTGTTCATCAGATTCAAAATTGCTAAGGTGTTAGACTGCGACTTTGGTGTCGATGGCAGATACTTTACGAAGTATTATGCACCCGAATACATTCCGGGAATGGGCTCATTTGGGATACAAGAAACTGAAGCAAGCAGAACAGAGGTGGGCAACTACCCCATTATCAATGCCTATGCAAACTTTAAGTTACAGCGCACGCGCTTCTTCATAATGATGTCGCACATCAATAGTGGCGATGGTGGCAACTACTTCTTCACGCCCCACTATCCGCTCAATCAGCGAGTTTTACGATTAGGAATAAGTTGGGACTTCTTCAATTAA
- the menA gene encoding 1,4-dihydroxy-2-naphthoate octaprenyltransferase, whose amino-acid sequence MAEKKDILSRMETDVKVNSLNAWILAARPKTLTGASVPIMIGIAFAFTDVGWQHFQALPAILCILFAFIMQIDANFVNDYFDCLKGNDDSETRLGPRRACSEGWITLPAMRKGLIVTTLLACLVGLPLIYYGGWEMIIIGLLCIAFCFLYTTKLSYLGLGDLLVLVFFGIIPVCLTYYVILPKGVQTVTCQVFTASVACGLIIDTLLVVNNYRDRDNDKQANKYTLIVRIGEKKAEQLYLWLGILGVWLMAIVFFFANNTMNILSISLLFFYLLLHTRTWKDMKRIKYGKELNKVLGLTARNMFVYGLLTTIGILLTK is encoded by the coding sequence ATGGCGGAAAAGAAAGATATACTATCAAGAATGGAAACAGACGTCAAGGTAAATTCGCTTAACGCTTGGATTCTTGCTGCACGTCCCAAGACACTTACAGGAGCCAGTGTCCCCATTATGATAGGTATAGCTTTTGCTTTTACTGATGTTGGTTGGCAGCATTTTCAGGCTCTTCCCGCTATTCTATGTATCTTGTTTGCGTTTATTATGCAAATAGATGCCAACTTCGTAAACGATTATTTCGACTGTTTGAAAGGAAACGACGATAGCGAAACTCGCCTTGGACCTCGACGTGCTTGCAGCGAAGGTTGGATAACCCTACCTGCAATGCGAAAGGGACTTATCGTTACGACTCTTTTGGCTTGCCTTGTTGGCTTGCCGCTTATTTACTATGGCGGTTGGGAAATGATTATCATCGGACTGCTTTGCATTGCATTTTGCTTTCTTTACACAACAAAGCTATCGTATTTAGGCTTAGGCGACCTGCTCGTACTTGTTTTTTTTGGCATTATACCAGTTTGTCTAACCTATTACGTGATATTGCCCAAAGGTGTTCAAACCGTTACGTGTCAAGTATTTACTGCTTCTGTTGCCTGCGGCTTAATAATAGACACCTTACTCGTTGTGAACAATTATCGCGACCGTGATAATGATAAGCAAGCCAACAAATACACACTCATCGTGCGCATTGGCGAGAAGAAAGCCGAGCAACTCTATCTTTGGTTAGGCATACTGGGCGTATGGCTTATGGCAATAGTCTTCTTTTTTGCCAACAACACAATGAACATACTCAGCATTTCCTTGCTATTTTTCTATCTTTTACTCCACACAAGGACGTGGAAAGATATGAAAAGAATAAAGTATGGCAAAGAGTTGAACAAGGTTTTGGGGCTGACTGCTCGCAATATGTTCGTTTACGGACTCTTAACAACAATAGGAATACTTCTGACAAAGTGA